A stretch of Oncorhynchus mykiss isolate Arlee chromosome 14, USDA_OmykA_1.1, whole genome shotgun sequence DNA encodes these proteins:
- the LOC110487738 gene encoding adhesion G protein-coupled receptor E5 isoform X1, translating into MGAILFLLIVALLKDQGTRVTRCANGFTQPNSNPEFLNCIDIDECVENQHFCGERGICVNQLGSYLCKCPTGFSNYDNRQTQCAELNCDRYETQPGQTVPGFDSFLSLLKNNCLVLNSSTSSGPTRPLSTGDVLLTLLVNTTDVVQLGLQSNGHRSSSEVTKLLRTIEISFRLIAPLLTENVTRTETNHTEVEIMVRRDKTPPKGPVSLTNENTQLDTTWETVVGDDQNYLGFAYVVLLSYRNLDSLKDNTSHQSQQLMSSAATVSVSNSNTTYLPQQVNLTFHHLQSSDVDPTCVYWSDENGPGVWSGRGCTLVISNSTHTRCSCNHLSTFALLKGIHQGQGSGQLSLVMWVGVVVALTCVFLSLITTLWCRFVSRKRRGGRRLQQDVQLHRK; encoded by the exons ATGGGAGCCATTCTATTTCTACTGATTGTGG CGCTACTCAAGGACCAAGGAACAAGAGTTACTAGATGTGCGAATGGCTTTACTCAACCGAATTCCAATCCAGAGTTTCTGAATTGTATTG ACATAGATGAGTGTGTTGAGAACCAACATTTTTGTGGGGAACGGGGAATCTGTGTCAATCAGCTGGGCAGCTACCTGTGCAAGTGTCCCACAGGATTCAGTAACTACGACAACAGACAAACTCAGTGTGCAG AGCTTAATTGTGACCGGTATGAAACACAGCCTGGACAG ACTGTACCAGGCTTTGATAGTTTCTTGTCTCTGTTGAAAAACAACTGTTTGGTGTTGAACAGCTCTACGTCGTCTGGACCGACAAGACCGCTGTCAACTGGAGATGTGCTTTTGACA TTACTGGTTAATACCACTGATGTTGTTCAACTGGGCCTCCAGTCCAATGGTCACCGTAGTAGCAGTGAAGTGACTAAGTTACTGAGGACGATTGAAATCTCATTCAGACTGATCGCTCCACTGCTGACAGAGAACGTGACCAGGACAGAGACCAACCACACCG AGGTTGAGATTATGGTGAGGAGAGACAAGACTCCACCTAAAGGACCAGTCAGCCTGACCAATGAGAATACTCAACTTGACACCACCTGGGAGACGGTGGTTGGAGATGACCAGAATTACCTAG GGTTTGCGTATGTCGTTCTGCTCAGCTATAGGAATCTGGATAGTCTGAAGGACAACACTTCTCATCAGAGCCAGCAGCTCATGTCCAGTGCTGCGACGGTGTCCGTTAGCAACTCCAATACAACATACCTGCCCCAACAGGTTAATCTCACCTTCCATCACCTGCAG TCCAGTGATGTTGACCCCACCTGTGTTTATTGGTCGGATGAGAATGGACCGGGGGTGTGGTCTGGGAGGGGTTGCACCTTAGTGATTTCGAACTCCACCCACACTCGGTGCTCCTGCAACCATCTCAGCACATTCGCTCTGCTGAAGGGAATCCATCAGGGACAG GGAAGCGGGCAGCTATCGTTGGTGATGTGGGTGGGTGTTGTTGTGGCACTGACCTGTGTGTTCCTGTCCCTGATCACCACCCTGTGGTGTCGCTTTGTCAGCCGCAAACGCCGTGGAGGACGCCGGCTGCAACAGGATGTACAGCTACATAGAAAATAA
- the LOC110487738 gene encoding adhesion G protein-coupled receptor E5 isoform X2, producing the protein MGAILFLLIVALLKDQGTRVTRCANGFTQPNSNPEFLNCIDIDECVENQHFCGERGICVNQLGSYLCKCPTGFSNYDNRQTQCAELNCDRYETQPGQTVPGFDSFLSLLKNNCLVLNSSTSSGPTRPLSTGDVLLTLLVNTTDVVQLGLQSNGHRSSSEVTKLLRTIEISFRLIAPLLTENVTRTETNHTEVEIMVRRDKTPPKGPVSLTNENTQLDTTWETVVGDDQNYLGFAYVVLLSYRNLDSLKDNTSHQSQQLMSSAATVSVSNSNTTYLPQQVNLTFHHLQGSGQLSLVMWVGVVVALTCVFLSLITTLWCRFVSRKRRGGRRLQQDVQLHRK; encoded by the exons ATGGGAGCCATTCTATTTCTACTGATTGTGG CGCTACTCAAGGACCAAGGAACAAGAGTTACTAGATGTGCGAATGGCTTTACTCAACCGAATTCCAATCCAGAGTTTCTGAATTGTATTG ACATAGATGAGTGTGTTGAGAACCAACATTTTTGTGGGGAACGGGGAATCTGTGTCAATCAGCTGGGCAGCTACCTGTGCAAGTGTCCCACAGGATTCAGTAACTACGACAACAGACAAACTCAGTGTGCAG AGCTTAATTGTGACCGGTATGAAACACAGCCTGGACAG ACTGTACCAGGCTTTGATAGTTTCTTGTCTCTGTTGAAAAACAACTGTTTGGTGTTGAACAGCTCTACGTCGTCTGGACCGACAAGACCGCTGTCAACTGGAGATGTGCTTTTGACA TTACTGGTTAATACCACTGATGTTGTTCAACTGGGCCTCCAGTCCAATGGTCACCGTAGTAGCAGTGAAGTGACTAAGTTACTGAGGACGATTGAAATCTCATTCAGACTGATCGCTCCACTGCTGACAGAGAACGTGACCAGGACAGAGACCAACCACACCG AGGTTGAGATTATGGTGAGGAGAGACAAGACTCCACCTAAAGGACCAGTCAGCCTGACCAATGAGAATACTCAACTTGACACCACCTGGGAGACGGTGGTTGGAGATGACCAGAATTACCTAG GGTTTGCGTATGTCGTTCTGCTCAGCTATAGGAATCTGGATAGTCTGAAGGACAACACTTCTCATCAGAGCCAGCAGCTCATGTCCAGTGCTGCGACGGTGTCCGTTAGCAACTCCAATACAACATACCTGCCCCAACAGGTTAATCTCACCTTCCATCACCTGCAG GGAAGCGGGCAGCTATCGTTGGTGATGTGGGTGGGTGTTGTTGTGGCACTGACCTGTGTGTTCCTGTCCCTGATCACCACCCTGTGGTGTCGCTTTGTCAGCCGCAAACGCCGTGGAGGACGCCGGCTGCAACAGGATGTACAGCTACATAGAAAATAA